One region of Leishmania panamensis strain MHOM/PA/94/PSC-1 chromosome 28 sequence genomic DNA includes:
- a CDS encoding hypothetical protein (TriTrypDB/GeneDB-style sysID: LpmP.28.0670): protein MEPRRWRPRFYNPFTERGRRTEYLPLYRGFFRTMPLHRWGINDIQKTLGYAALNPSLFGFPDQPTCIVNTAYFLPSLRSRQRGVWAFGTERGCKSIIVPHSCSGEHFDALDARLIEPLFRWNPGVEYVYFSRHCEAMAQQLLSSLSRCHHLREVTLEGWSDAVAVHRIMMACKNADVLETYSLDDSPRSWRNELSVQALTTLIEMHPKLRAVKSHRLYLADWYEATRFSRCKHNVALILFSCDFVVFFYVMFLCLVCIPAYGAYRIVYRLTASRLSDAYAWFWSVVAFVLTFSAIVTFDYVGGSYRGHCWVHMHKYFIFAKRRVDVWMNVHQTAIVFRKS, encoded by the coding sequence ATGGAGCCGCGCCGATGGAGGCCCCGGTTCTACAACCCCTTCACGGAGCGCGGACGGCGCACGGAGTACCTCCCCTTGTACCGCGGCTTTTTCCGCacgatgccgctgcaccgtTGGGGGATCAATGACATTCAAAAAACGCTCGGCTACGCCGCCCTCAACCCGTCCCTGTTTGGCTTCCCCGACCAACCCACGTGCATCGTGAACACAGCGTACTttctgccgtcgctgcggagTCGGCAGCGCGGTGTATGGGCCTTCGGAACGGAGCGTGGATGTAAGAGCATCATCGTTCCTCACTCATGTAGTGGAGAGCACTTCGACGCGCTCGATGCCCGCCTCATAGAGCCACTCTTCCGCTGGAATCCTGGTGTCGAATACGTGTATTTCTCGCGCCATTGcgaggcgatggcgcagcagctcctcagcTCTCTCAGCCGCTGTCATCACTTGCGCGAGGTGACCTTGGAGGGTTGGagcgacgccgtcgctgtgCATCGCATCATGATGGCGTGCAAGAATGCCGATGTGCTGGAGACATACAGCCTCGATGACTCGCCACGCAGCTGGCGCAATGAGCTCTCTGTCCAGGCGCTGACAACCCTTATCGAGATGCACCCCAAGCTGCGCGCCGTAAAATCACACCGTCTCTACCTCGCCGACTGGTATGAGGCAACCCGCTTCTCTCGGTGCAAGCACAATGTCGCCCTCATCCTGTTCTCGTGCGATTTTGTAGTTTTTTTCTACGTTATGTTCCTGTGCCTTGTGTGCATACCTGCGTATGGCGCGTACCGCATTGTCTACCGTCTTACCGCGAGTCGCTTGTCGGACGCCTACGCATGGTTCTGGAGCGTTGTTGCATTCGTGCTCACCTTCTCGGCGATTGTCACCTTCGACTACGTCGGGGGATCTTACCGCGGTCATTGCTGGGTGCACATGCACAAGTACTTCATCTTTGCGAAGCGGCGCGTGGACGTTTGGATGAACGTGCACCAGACGGCGATCGTTTTCCGCAAGAGCTGA
- a CDS encoding hypothetical protein (TriTrypDB/GeneDB-style sysID: LpmP.28.0680), whose protein sequence is MHSRIANGLFQVSSQFNLLEFSSSEVTPEHGVRHYAHDRTQGPACAMACMGGTVYRNYLLHPDFFGFTGAALVTENADEATRGQQADHQVNMLNDLVEYLTRARSSDNAATAAGSTDSTACSVPALPREHFFTIRNGYFFKKPPISTLSARLQRIAAAEGISIADVEEELVSRLRIGLVEDATVTLSLHGQLVPRVRAPCQLGDQAGGEVACRLGADVAAAVKAHNVTQTYNSALSLPSQVHCTLLEWNNIAALSRIILRGTYEATLLAGVQHTLRELERQATFADASSPTTPAFSLPPIFLTKVGGGVFRNDAEWIASGIASAVYRVAALSVPLDVRLVHFRKVDEYYVDYFPSWPVLD, encoded by the coding sequence ATGCACAGCCGCATTGCGAATGGTCTCTTCCAGGTCTCCAGTCAGTTTAACCTGCTCGAGTTCTCGTCCTCGGAGGTGACACCGGAGCACGGAGTGCGTCACTACGCGCACGATCGGACCCAGGGGCCGGCGTGTGCGATGGCGTGCATGGGCGGTACCGTCTATCGTAACTACCTACTGCATCCAGATTTTTTTGGGTTCACCGGTGCCGCGTTGGTCACAGAAAATGCCGATGAGGCTACCCGGGGACAGCAAGCGGATCACCAGGTGAACATGCTGAACGACCTCGTCGAGTACCTTACCCGTGCGCGTAGCAGTGACAATGCCGCTACTGCGGCAGGGTCCACCGATTCGACTGCTTGCagcgtgccggcgctgccacgAGAGCACTTCTTCACGATCCGCAACGGGTATTTTTTTAAGAAGCCGCCAATCTCCACGCTGAGCGCTCGATTACAGCGCATCGCGGCTGCCGAAGGGATCTCGATTGCGGATGTGGAGGAAGAGTTGGTATCACGCCTCCGCATCGGGCTGGTTGAAGACGCCACCGTGACACTGTCTCTGCATGGTCAGCTTGTCCCTCGCGTTCGTGCGCCGTGCCAACTCGGCGATCAAGCGGGGGGGGAAGTCGCGTGCAGGTTGGGTGCAGATGTGGCTGCCGCGGTGAAAGCCCATAATGTGACTCAAACGTACAACAGCGCCTTGAGTCTGCCATCTCAAGTTCACTGCACACTCTTGGAGTGGAACAACATAGCCGCTCTCTCCCGCATCATCTTGCGCGGCACCTACGAGGCCACACTCCTGGCCGGCGTGCAACACACCCTTCGTGAATTGGAGCGGCAGGCCACCTTCGCTGACGCGTCTTCGCCCACGACACCGGCTTTCTCACTGCCGCCAATCTTTCTCACCAAGGTGGGCGGTGGTGTCTTTAGGAACGACGCGGAGTGGATTGCGTCTGGTATTGCGTCGGCGGTGTACCGCGTAGCCGCGCTCAGCGTACCGCTTGACGTGCGACTCGTGCACTTTCGAAAGGTAGACGAGTACTACGTGGACTACTTTCCATCGTGGCCTGTGCTGGACTAA